Proteins from a single region of Ananas comosus cultivar F153 linkage group 3, ASM154086v1, whole genome shotgun sequence:
- the LOC109707236 gene encoding uncharacterized protein LOC109707236, translating to MFQVHCKPIQIQLHIRTCIIKNLFSCGNNCDSTVGDIKLKMEEVLVQSQVAAGNKAREVVLNIKALMRTSEKCSGREKMKKTLSRKGSCRTERVFSDEPDSEACSQMDQLRQPLVPAKAHVAAPTSVSIPTITDIGDRRNIRRLNFLTAIHPKKILISLRLCLAWVQ from the exons ATGTTTCAAGTCCATTGCAAACCTATTCAAATTCAACTACACATACGTACAT GCATTATAAAGAATTTATTCAGTTGCGGCAATAATTGTGACAGCACAGTTGGAGATATCAAGTTAAAAATGGAAGAGGTTTTAGTGCAG AGTCAAGTCGCAGCTGGCAATAAAGCACGAGAAGTAGTTTTGAATATCAAAGCCCTTATGCGAACTTCTGAAAAGTGTTCTggaagagaaaaaatgaaa AAGACTTTATCTCGGAAGGGATCATGCCGAACAGAAAGGGTTTTCAGTGATGAGCCGGATTCAG AGGCATGTTCCCAGATGGATCAGCTGAGGCAGCCTTTGGTGCCTGCAAAAGCTCATGTAGCAGCACCGACTTCCGTCAGCATCCCTACCATTACAGATATCGGCGACAGGAGGAATATTAGGAGATTGAATTTCTTGACAGCCATCCATCCGAAGAAAATCCTAATTTCTTTGCGTCTAT GTCTAGCATGGGTACAATGA
- the LOC109708039 gene encoding F-box protein At5g07610-like: MSQMMFFDDDITSDILARLPPKQLARARCVCKRWRSLTSDHHFLQMHFACNANNSISGFFLRGRVNHTEYFPLQGEAAAAASAFPDPAFSFIPSIPDVDGGHITIESSCNGLIICSRPNRDGHYKSLHFICNPITTEFIALDIPKGGDRYLSLAFDPSKSPYYKVIALGFKIHIYSSETRSWRQADIDSSSLDQFKGLRAYRSAFWNGLLIWIVRDHLLSFDIEREQVKRLPMPDHRPENWNCHYIGESGGFLQMTGYTKEQKLTACFDVLEMGVDCSGWSVLYRIDLSHIKELYPEIQMKVRVPRPGTRRSVNIVDHLALSHVYVVRGRGGAEKGGMLLFGIPGKIMCYDVAKKEFRIVCEVSIPSPSSCFSEYSWYMFYPYNHSLFTL; this comes from the coding sequence ATGTCGCAAATGATGTTCTTCGACGACGATATCACTTCCGACATCCTCGCCCGCCTGCCACCGAAGCAGCTTGCTCGAGCCCGCTGCGTCTGCAAGCGCTGGCGCTCCCTCACGTCAGACCACCACTTCCTCCAGATGCACTTTGCCTGCAATGCCAATAACTCGATCTCGGGCTTCTTCCTCCGCGGCCGCGTGAATCACACTGAATACTTCCCCCTGCAGGGTGaagctgctgccgccgcctctgCTTTTCCCGATCCTGCATTTTCCTTCATACCATCAATTCCAGATGTAGACGGCGGCCATATCACCATCGAAAGCTCATGCAACGGCCTCATCATCTGCAGCCGCCCCAACCGCGATGGACACTATAAATCTCTTCACTTCATCTGCAACCCCATAACCACGGAGTTCATCGCGCTTGACATACCGAAGGGTGGCGACCGGTACCTCAGCCTCGCCTTCGACCCCTCTAAATCGCCTTACTACAAAGTAATCGCTTTAGGATTCAAAATTCACATCTACTCTTCGGAGACTCGTTCATGGAGACAAGCCGACATCGATAGCAGCTCACTTGATCAGTTTAAAGGGCTCCGAGCCTACCGAAGCGCCTTCTGGAACGGCTTACTGATATGGATCGTCAGAGATCATCTTCTTTCGTTCGATATTGAAAGAGAACAAGTAAAGAGGCTACCAATGCCCGATCATAGGCCAGAGAATTGGAATTGCCATTATATCGGAGAATCAGGAGGGTTTCTTCAGATGACTGGGTACACAAAGGAGCAGAAACTCACAGCTTGCTTTGATGTGCTAGAGATGGGTGTCGATTGTTCGGGGTGGTCGGTGTTGTACCGCATAGATTTAAGCCATATAAAAGAACTGTACCCTGAGATACAGATGAAGGTTCGCGTTCCACGTCCAGGTACGCGGAGATCGGTGAATATAGTCGATCATCTGGCACTTTCGCATGTATATGTTGtcagaggaagaggaggagcagAGAAAGGGGGGATGCTGCTGTTCGGTATACCCGGAAAGATTATGTGCTATGACGTAGCTAAGAAAGAGTTTAGGATCGTCTGCGAGGTTTCGATCCCTTCCCCGAGTAGTTGTTTCTCGGAGTATAGTTGGTACATGTTCTACCCATATAATCACAGCTTGTTCACTCTGTGA